A window of Physeter macrocephalus isolate SW-GA unplaced genomic scaffold, ASM283717v5 random_279, whole genome shotgun sequence contains these coding sequences:
- the SCARA3 gene encoding scavenger receptor class A member 3 isoform X2: MKVRSAAGDGDALCVTEEELAADDDEDMPSFPCTQEGRPGPRCSRCQKNLSLHTSVRILYLFLALLLVAVAVLASLVFRKVDSLSEDISLAQALYDKKLVSMQENLQGLELKAPNNCSFCHEAGQLGQEIRKLQAELEGIQKMLLAQEVQLDQTSQTHELLSTTSGQISQEMGNCSFSIHQINQSLGLFLAQMRGWQATTAGLDLSLKDLTQECYNVKAAMHQINFTVGQTSEWIHGIQRKTDEETLTLQKMITDWQNYTRLFSSLRTTSAKTGEAVKSLQATLGASSQRISQNSESMHDLVLQVMGLQLQLDNISSFLDDHEENMHDLQYHTHYAQNRTVERFETLEGRMASHEIEIGTIFTNINSTDSHVYSMLKYLDDVRLSCTLGFHTQAEELYYLNKTVSLMLATTDLLRERFGLLSARLDFNVRNLSMIMEEMKAVDTQHGEILRNVTILRGESQIWAGLPGSSQRGSVTLGNTERPGFGQKSQWADTILQQIPGVTGSFYVLANLFWKSVWLLTLPDIQIWMFMCGPV, encoded by the exons TGAGGTCGGCCGCTGGCGACGGAGATGCGCTGTGTGTTACGGAAGAGGAGCTGGCAGCTGATGACGACGAGGACATGCCGTCCTTCCCGTGCACACAGGAGG GCCGGCCGGGGCCCCGCTGCAGCCGCTGCCAGAAGAACCTGTCTTTGCACACATCGGTGCGGATCCTTTACCTCTTTCTGGCCCTCCTCCTGGTGGCTGTGGCCGTGCTGGCCTCTCTGG TTTTCAGGAAAGTGGACTCTCTCTCAGAAGACATCTCCCTGGCCCAGGCCCTTTATGACAAGAAGCTTGTGTCTATGCAGGAAAATCTCCAAGGGCTGG AGTTGAAAGCCCCGAACAACTGCTCTTTCTGCCATGAGGCTGGGCAGCTGGGGCAAGAGATCAGAAAGCTGCAGGCGGAGCTGGAGGGAATTCAGAAGATGCTTCTGGCTCAGGAGGTCCAGCTGGACCAGACCTCCCAGACCCACGAACTGCTCTCCACCACCAGCGGTCAGATCTCCCAGGAGATGGGCAATTGCTCTTTCTCCATCCACCAGATCAACCAGTCTCTGGGGCTCTTCCTGGCCCAGATGAGAGGCTGGCAGGCCACCACAGCCGGCCTGGACCTCTCTCTGAAGGACCTCACCCAGGAGTGCTACAACGTCAAGGCTGCGATGCACCAGATCAACTTCACCGTGGGGCAGACTTCTGAGTGGATCCACGGGATCCAGCGGAAGACAGATGAGGAGACCCTAACCCTCCAGAAGATGATCACCGACTGGCAGAACTACACGCGGCTCTTCAGCAGCCTGCGCACCACCTCGGCCAAGACGGGAGAAGCGGTCAAGAGCCTCCAGGCCACCCTGGGGGCCTCCTCCCAGCGCATCAGCCAGAATTCTGAGAGTATGCACGACCTGGTGCTGCAGGTCATGGGCTTGCAGCTGCAGCTGGATAACATCTCGTCCTTCCTGGATGACCACGAGGAGAACATGCACGACCTGCAGTACCACACCCACTACGCCCAGAACCGCACGGTGGAGAGGTTCGAGACGCTGGAAGGACGCATGGCTTCCCATGAGATCGAGATCGGCACCATCTTCACCAACATCAACTCCACTGACAGCCACGTGTACAGCATGCTCAAGTACCTGGATGACGTGCGGCTCTCCTGCACGCTGGGCTTTCACACCCAGGCCGAGGAGCTCTACTACCTGAACAAGACCGTCTCCCTTATGCTGGCCACCACCGACCTGCTCCGGGAGCGCTTCGGCCTGCTCAGCGCCCGCCTGGACTTCAACGTCCGTAACCTGTCCATGATCATGGAGGAGATGAAGGCCGTGGACACGCAGCACGGGGAGATCCTGCGCAACGTCACCATCCTACGAGGTGAGAGCCAGATCTGGGCCGGGCTGCCGGGGAGCTCCCAGAGGGGCTCGGTGACCTTGGGAAACACAGAAAGGCCTGGTTTTGGGCAAAAATCTCAGTGGGCTGATACAATTCTGCAGCAAATTCCTGGGGTGACTGGCAGCTTTTACGTCCTTGCCAACCTCTTTTGGAAAAGTGTATGGCTCCTCACTTTGCCCGACATACAAATTTGGATGTTTATGTGTGGACCTGTTTAA
- the SCARA3 gene encoding scavenger receptor class A member 3 isoform X1, with translation MQAFSKVRSAAGDGDALCVTEEELAADDDEDMPSFPCTQEGRPGPRCSRCQKNLSLHTSVRILYLFLALLLVAVAVLASLVFRKVDSLSEDISLAQALYDKKLVSMQENLQGLELKAPNNCSFCHEAGQLGQEIRKLQAELEGIQKMLLAQEVQLDQTSQTHELLSTTSGQISQEMGNCSFSIHQINQSLGLFLAQMRGWQATTAGLDLSLKDLTQECYNVKAAMHQINFTVGQTSEWIHGIQRKTDEETLTLQKMITDWQNYTRLFSSLRTTSAKTGEAVKSLQATLGASSQRISQNSESMHDLVLQVMGLQLQLDNISSFLDDHEENMHDLQYHTHYAQNRTVERFETLEGRMASHEIEIGTIFTNINSTDSHVYSMLKYLDDVRLSCTLGFHTQAEELYYLNKTVSLMLATTDLLRERFGLLSARLDFNVRNLSMIMEEMKAVDTQHGEILRNVTILRGESQIWAGLPGSSQRGSVTLGNTERPGFGQKSQWADTILQQIPGVTGSFYVLANLFWKSVWLLTLPDIQIWMFMCGPV, from the exons TGAGGTCGGCCGCTGGCGACGGAGATGCGCTGTGTGTTACGGAAGAGGAGCTGGCAGCTGATGACGACGAGGACATGCCGTCCTTCCCGTGCACACAGGAGG GCCGGCCGGGGCCCCGCTGCAGCCGCTGCCAGAAGAACCTGTCTTTGCACACATCGGTGCGGATCCTTTACCTCTTTCTGGCCCTCCTCCTGGTGGCTGTGGCCGTGCTGGCCTCTCTGG TTTTCAGGAAAGTGGACTCTCTCTCAGAAGACATCTCCCTGGCCCAGGCCCTTTATGACAAGAAGCTTGTGTCTATGCAGGAAAATCTCCAAGGGCTGG AGTTGAAAGCCCCGAACAACTGCTCTTTCTGCCATGAGGCTGGGCAGCTGGGGCAAGAGATCAGAAAGCTGCAGGCGGAGCTGGAGGGAATTCAGAAGATGCTTCTGGCTCAGGAGGTCCAGCTGGACCAGACCTCCCAGACCCACGAACTGCTCTCCACCACCAGCGGTCAGATCTCCCAGGAGATGGGCAATTGCTCTTTCTCCATCCACCAGATCAACCAGTCTCTGGGGCTCTTCCTGGCCCAGATGAGAGGCTGGCAGGCCACCACAGCCGGCCTGGACCTCTCTCTGAAGGACCTCACCCAGGAGTGCTACAACGTCAAGGCTGCGATGCACCAGATCAACTTCACCGTGGGGCAGACTTCTGAGTGGATCCACGGGATCCAGCGGAAGACAGATGAGGAGACCCTAACCCTCCAGAAGATGATCACCGACTGGCAGAACTACACGCGGCTCTTCAGCAGCCTGCGCACCACCTCGGCCAAGACGGGAGAAGCGGTCAAGAGCCTCCAGGCCACCCTGGGGGCCTCCTCCCAGCGCATCAGCCAGAATTCTGAGAGTATGCACGACCTGGTGCTGCAGGTCATGGGCTTGCAGCTGCAGCTGGATAACATCTCGTCCTTCCTGGATGACCACGAGGAGAACATGCACGACCTGCAGTACCACACCCACTACGCCCAGAACCGCACGGTGGAGAGGTTCGAGACGCTGGAAGGACGCATGGCTTCCCATGAGATCGAGATCGGCACCATCTTCACCAACATCAACTCCACTGACAGCCACGTGTACAGCATGCTCAAGTACCTGGATGACGTGCGGCTCTCCTGCACGCTGGGCTTTCACACCCAGGCCGAGGAGCTCTACTACCTGAACAAGACCGTCTCCCTTATGCTGGCCACCACCGACCTGCTCCGGGAGCGCTTCGGCCTGCTCAGCGCCCGCCTGGACTTCAACGTCCGTAACCTGTCCATGATCATGGAGGAGATGAAGGCCGTGGACACGCAGCACGGGGAGATCCTGCGCAACGTCACCATCCTACGAGGTGAGAGCCAGATCTGGGCCGGGCTGCCGGGGAGCTCCCAGAGGGGCTCGGTGACCTTGGGAAACACAGAAAGGCCTGGTTTTGGGCAAAAATCTCAGTGGGCTGATACAATTCTGCAGCAAATTCCTGGGGTGACTGGCAGCTTTTACGTCCTTGCCAACCTCTTTTGGAAAAGTGTATGGCTCCTCACTTTGCCCGACATACAAATTTGGATGTTTATGTGTGGACCTGTTTAA